From a single Poecilia reticulata strain Guanapo linkage group LG2, Guppy_female_1.0+MT, whole genome shotgun sequence genomic region:
- the LOC103460093 gene encoding uncharacterized protein LOC103460093: MDLTEQQKTVSSPDPPGNXEXCDTENKEPWLNDNSATEGEKEKAGMPADMKHEKQTSPNGETSXEEFELIDSVGDEETGAGHEGTKDSESPGQSAPSSVQSQNESQLASSFWDIFKGEWWPKVKIFPFISGETFGAYEAIMEKVKNNENYWLNYWLSYWLSYLPNVLPSPWLAPTFEVKQSPEESSVIIVFCPITSRVGSDVESAMINPQVSSLDKPVILVLMHHTRDPDYSTAGTKWSDMYKNVKLDVHVLFHETIPGLLTCQQNNQAIKAIEKKLYYYIFWPFVSSYLNKSSHTPSQNVNCRKETNV; this comes from the exons atggatCTGACGGAACAACAGAAAACCGTGAGCTCTCCAG ACCCTCCAGGAAACCYTGAACYCTGTGACACTGAGAATAAGGAGCCATGGCTAAATGACAACAGTGCCACagaaggagagaaggaaaaagcagGAATGCCAGCTGACATGAAACATGAGAAACAGACTAGCCCTAATGGAGAAACCTCASATGAGGAATTTGAAT TGATTGACTCAGTGGGTGATGAAGAGACTGGGGCAGGACATGAAGGTACAAAAGACTCAGAAAGTCCTGGACAATCAGCACCTTCATCA GTTCAGTCACAAAATGAATCACAGCTGGCAAGTTCTTTCTGGG ATATATTTAAAGGTGAATGGTGGCCCAAAGTAAAGATCTTCCCATTCATCTCTGGTGAGACATTTGGTGCCTATGAGGCAATaatggaaaaagtgaagaatAACGAAAACTACTGGCTAAACTACTGGCTAAGCTACTGGCTAAGCTACCTGCCAAACGTCTTGCCAAGCCCCTGGCTGGCCCCTACATTTGAGGTAAAACAAAGTCCAGAGGAATCTTCGGTCATCATTGTTTTTTGTCCAATCACCTCACGCGTTGGGTCAGATGTGGAATCAGCAATGATAAATCCACAAG TCTCATCGCTGGATAAACCAgtgattctggttctgatgcatcACACCAGAGATCCTGACTATTCAACTGCAGGAACAAAATGGTCAGAcatgtataaaaatgttaaactggaTGTTCATGTTCTCTTCCATGAGACAATACCAGGATTACTGACTTGTCAACAAAACAATCAGGCAATCAAAGCCATCGAGAAAAAGCTATATTACTACATTTTTTGGCCTTTTGTTTCCTCTTATCTCAACAAGAGCAGTCATACCCCATCCCAGAATGTTAACTGTAGAAaagagacaaatgtgtga
- the LOC103460082 gene encoding uncharacterized protein LOC103460082 isoform X1, translated as MSGGQKSNSCQAPGGSVICSHCEHSFLSVVNFNWETDGKLDFQLKLFKKTDDGSPPFVSQGFTYEQQLLLQDNVEQRCTVKCPDCEKMFELHIHFTRMVNENKJKLKLSITTCVVVKEKMGKQNKGETDTTEKPGLGFPALLIVKVFYNSSGETFXGDXQVKXQLKMDRQRTXNIQETNLKESDIIIFFCPITSRVGSDVESSMRDETVSSLNKPVILVLMHHTRDFDYSTAGTIWSEVYPNVVLDVHLLFHETKPGLLECRQNQEAFKMIKKELNKRSKPIIGTLTRLQSH; from the exons gCTCCAGGAGGCTCAGTGATTTGTTCCCATTGTGAAcacagttttctttctgttgtcaACTTTAATTGGGAGACAGATGGCAAGTTGGATTTccaattaaaactatttaaaaagacTGACGATGGGTCACCACCCTTTGTCAGTCAGGGATTCACCTATGAACAACAG TTGCTTCTGCAGGACAATGTGGAACAACGTTGCACAGTGAAGTGTCCAGattgtgaaaagatgtttgagCTGCACATTCACTTTACTAGAATGGTTAATGAGAACAAAWTAAAACTTAAACTGTCCATTACAACCTGTGTG GTTGTAAAGGAGAAAAtggggaaacaaaacaaag GAGAAACGGACACAACAGAAAAACCAG GCTTAGGCTTCCCTGCACTACTCATAGTGAAGGTTTTCTATAATAGCTCCGGTGAGACATTTCRTGGTGATSATCAAGTAAAGGAMCAACTGAAGATGGACAGACAGCGGACAYTTAATATCCAGGAGACAAACCTGAAAGAATCTGACATCATCATTTTCTTCTGTCCAATCACATCCCGCGTTGGATCAGACGTGGAATCATCCATGAGAGACGAAACRG TGTCATCATTGAATAAACCAGTCATCTTGGTTCTGATGCATCACACCAGAGACTTTGACTATTCAACTGCTGGAACAATCTGGTCTGAGGTTTATCCAAATGTTGTGCTTGATGTTCACCTTCTGTTCCATGAGACTAAACCAGGATTACTGGAATGCAGACAAAATCAGGAGGCTTTCAAGATGATTAAAAAAGAGCTAAATAAACGTTCAAAACCAATCATTGGAACGTTAACACGTCTTCAGAGTCATTGA
- the LOC103460082 gene encoding uncharacterized protein LOC103460082 isoform X2, whose translation MGHHPLSVRDSPMNNRMFQLLLQDNVEQRCTVKCPDCEKMFELHIHFTRMVNENKJKLKLSITTCVVVKEKMGKQNKGETDTTEKPGLGFPALLIVKVFYNSSGETFXGDXQVKXQLKMDRQRTXNIQETNLKESDIIIFFCPITSRVGSDVESSMRDETVSSLNKPVILVLMHHTRDFDYSTAGTIWSEVYPNVVLDVHLLFHETKPGLLECRQNQEAFKMIKKELNKRSKPIIGTLTRLQSH comes from the exons ATGGGTCACCACCCTTTGTCAGTCAGGGATTCACCTATGAACAACAG AATGTTTCAGTTGCTTCTGCAGGACAATGTGGAACAACGTTGCACAGTGAAGTGTCCAGattgtgaaaagatgtttgagCTGCACATTCACTTTACTAGAATGGTTAATGAGAACAAAWTAAAACTTAAACTGTCCATTACAACCTGTGTG GTTGTAAAGGAGAAAAtggggaaacaaaacaaag GAGAAACGGACACAACAGAAAAACCAG GCTTAGGCTTCCCTGCACTACTCATAGTGAAGGTTTTCTATAATAGCTCCGGTGAGACATTTCRTGGTGATSATCAAGTAAAGGAMCAACTGAAGATGGACAGACAGCGGACAYTTAATATCCAGGAGACAAACCTGAAAGAATCTGACATCATCATTTTCTTCTGTCCAATCACATCCCGCGTTGGATCAGACGTGGAATCATCCATGAGAGACGAAACRG TGTCATCATTGAATAAACCAGTCATCTTGGTTCTGATGCATCACACCAGAGACTTTGACTATTCAACTGCTGGAACAATCTGGTCTGAGGTTTATCCAAATGTTGTGCTTGATGTTCACCTTCTGTTCCATGAGACTAAACCAGGATTACTGGAATGCAGACAAAATCAGGAGGCTTTCAAGATGATTAAAAAAGAGCTAAATAAACGTTCAAAACCAATCATTGGAACGTTAACACGTCTTCAGAGTCATTGA